In a single window of the Biomphalaria glabrata chromosome 13, xgBioGlab47.1, whole genome shotgun sequence genome:
- the LOC106063129 gene encoding putative ankyrin repeat protein RF_0381 — protein MKQRMERCLLDATDTGDFSKVLNCLRIGTNPDVTDCNGYTPLMKASLKGFDSIVIALLQNKCQANISNNNGITALMCAAWAGRLSIVRLLLDHNCFVNQRTENGFTALLLAAKCGHYEVVRILCQNKADINAVTQSGMNALFFAASSGHCGMIEYFLGHHFDVNAKRNDGKTSLMTAACNNKCRAVELLCKNSADVNAGSKFGMTALMCASGKGHCKVVSLLIQYSCDVNQKDANGKSAVMYVAINGNLDIFKLLLRNNADINAFDNHGKTVLMFAAEVGNMKIVKYLLKNSCAVDTQDQEGWSALLYAAKSKQNDVIQVLGKEKKRLNLTSHSGQSVLMIAALEGYVTTAQILIDLGCNINACDVDGVTAVMFASFAGKSEVVEVLCNHGADVNLVSKHGWTALMFAALFGHQKTVDLLLSHKADAHAKNDIEFTSLIWAAAFGHLTIVQAIHKNGGNIQSKDINGCSVLMWAAENGHLDTVQYLLQNKCDIDSQDKYGCTAVMRAARKGHLAVVQILCQSGADINKCSTNGSTAFSLALKGGHDRTKEFLLQTIIERGTRGTVPLNTSSGEDSNRNVNTAQEHSLEDISSTPKAGPIPPAPMAQHSQASEETRAGRTLPTPPPFPQPPSSENFDYNNFIDYMKTCADHYMRTHPRPPRPIRISVDGEPNDEVDCQPPLNISLNFTNLTAQNVNIQKATYVLTGDNGRIVEREESSTQASVVGVVGEYDDDEGEDNFTICTDGRNINLPDIETDGDHMLPGTSSVSHETESCKKAPKVKRDITASLKSNSFNKQANMEVNMCGQASKKDLEITNALEKVSIEEKDGSQELSTIKFDRKRRKHEMYSLPRKLTKR, from the exons ATGAAACAAAGGATGGAAAGATGTCTGCTTGATGCTACAGACACAGGAGACTTTTCAAAAGTTCTAAACTGTCTTCGAATTGGCACTAACCCTGATGTCACAGACTGTAATGGCTATACACCTCTAATGAAAGCATCTTTAAAAGGCTTTGATTCTATTGTCATAGCACTGCTGCAGAATAAATGTCAAGCTAATATTTCAAACAACAACGGCATAACAGCATTAATGTGTGCTGCATGGGCAGGAAGACTCAGTATTGTGCGGTTACTTCTTGATCACAACTGTTTTGTGAACCAGAGGACCGAAAACGGTTTCACAGCTCTGTTGTTGGCTGCCAAATGTGGCCACTATGAGGTTGTCAGAATATTGTGCCAGAATAAAGCAGACATCAATGCTGTGACACAATCTGGCATGAATGCGCTTTTCTTTGCAGCTAGCAGTGGACACTGTGGCATGATAGAATACTTTCTTGGACATCACTTTGATGTCAATGCAAAAAGGAACGATGGCAAAACATCCTTGATGACTGCGGCTTGTAACAATAAATGTCGGGCAGTTGAGCTACTGTGTAAAAATTCTGCAGACGTGAATGCTGGCAGTAAGTTTGGAATGACAGCGCTGATGTGTGCTTCAGGCAAAGGTCACTGCAAAGTTGTGTCACTTCTTATACAGTATAGTTGTGATGTGAATCAAAAAGATGCGAACGGAAAGAGTGCTGTGATGTATGTAGCTATAAATGGTAACCTTGACATTTTCAAGTTACTCTTGCGTAACAATGCCGATATTAATGCATTTGATAATCATGGGAAAACAGTTTTAATGTTTGCTGCTGAAGTTGGTAATATGAAAATAGTTAAGTATTTGCTAAAGAATTCATGTGCTGTGGATACGCAAGACCAGGAAGGTTGGTCAGCACTATTGTATGCAGCCAAATCAAAGCAAAATGATGTCATCCAAGTTTtaggcaaagaaaaaaaaagactgaactTGACTAGTCATTCTGGGCAAAGTGTCTTGATGATAGCTGCCCTTGAAGGGTATGTGACAACAGCTCAGATCTTAATAGACCTTGGGTGCAACATCAATGCTTGTGATGTGGATGGTGTCACTGCGGTTATGTTTGCATCATTTGCAGGGAAGTCTGAAGTTGTGGAAGTATTATGCAATCATGGTGCTGATGTCAACCTTGTCAGCAAGCATGGCTGGACGGCTTTAATGTTTGCAGCTTTGTTTGGACACCAAAAGACAGTTGACCTACTTTTGTCCCACAAAGCAGACGCTCATGCTAAAAATGACATAGAGTTCACTTCCCTTATATGGGCAGCTGCATTTGGACATTTGACCATAGTTCAAGCCATTCACAAAAACGGAGGGAACATAcagtcaaaagatataaatgGGTGCTCTGTTCTGATGTGGGCAGCAGAAAATGGACATTTAGATACAGTTCAATATCTACTTCAGAATAAATGTGATATTGACTCCCAAGATAAATATGGCTGCACTGCAGTCATGAGGGCAGCAAGAAAAGGGCATTTGGCAGTTGTTCAGATTTTATGCCAGAGTGGGGCAGATATCAACAAATGTAGCACAAATGGCAGCACTGCTTTCAGCCTTGCATTAAAAGGAGGCCATGACAGAACTAAAGAGTTCCTCCTTCAAACTATCATTGAGCGGGGAACACGTGGAACTGTGCCTTTAAACA CATCTTCTGGAGAGGATTCTAATAGAAATGTCAACACAGCTCAAGAACACTCATTAGAAGATATCAGCTCAACTCCAAAGGCAGGTCCTATTCCTCCTGCTCCTATGGCACAGCATTCACAAGCCAGTGAAGAGACTAGGGCTGGAAGAACCCTCCCTACACCACCACCTTTCCCCCAGCCACCGTCCAGTGAAAACTTTGATTacaataactttattgactacaTGAAAACTTGTGCTGACCACTATATGAGGACACACCCCAGGCCACCTAGACCAATCAGGATTTCAGTGGATGGTGAGCCTAACGATGAAGTAGATTGCCAGCCACctttaaacatttcttt AAACTTTACCAACCTCACTGCTCAGAATGTCAATATACAGAAAGCCACTTATGTCCTAACTGGCGACAATGGCAGAATAGTTGAAAGAGAAGAAAGTTCAACGCAGGCATCAGTTGTTGGCGTTGTTGGAgaatatgatgatgatgaagggGAAGATAACTTTACTATATGCACTGACGGCAGGAATATCAACCTTCCAGACATAGAGACTGATGGTGACCACATGCTCCCAGGGACTTCCTCTGTCAGTCATGAGACAGAAAGTTGCAAGAAGGCACCTAAAGTGAAAAGAGATATCACTGCTTCATTGAAGTCTAATTCCTTTAATAAACAAGCAAACATGGAAGTAAACATGTGTGGACAGGCAAGTAAGAAAGACTTAGAAATCACGAATGCACTAGAGAAAGTGTCTATAGAAGAGAAAGATGGAAGCCAAGAACTTTCAACTATTAAGTTTgatagaaagagaagaaagcATGAAATGTATTCTTTGCCTAGAAAATTAACAAAAAGGTAA